GTGATCCCGGTGAAAAGATCGCGGTGGTGGTTAAACCCTGTGAAGCCCGGGCGCTGGTGGAGTTAACCAAGTTTCAGCAGATTTGCCGGGAATCGTTGTTGATTATCGCGGTTGACTGCCTGGGAACCTATGAACCGAAAGATTTTTCCTCCCTGGTTAAGGCAGGTAAAGATCCGGCGGCTGACCTCAGGAAACAGGCTGCTGCCGGCCGCTGTGAAGCTGACGGTGAAGCCCCCTTTCGTTCCGCTTGTACCATCTGTGAATATCCATCAATGCCTTTGGAACTGGTTGATTTGGTTATTGGTCTTTGGGGGGTCGACTGTGAAAAAAATATTTATATAGAAGCGGGAGATGAGCTGGCGGCAGAACTAGCGGAAAAAAACATCCTGGAATTCAATGATACCGAACAACCCAAACGGGCTGAATGCATTTCCTCATTAAAGGATGAGCGGGTGAAAACCCGTGATCAGGTTCTGGATGAGTTCGGACAGCGGGTAAATTCAATCAAAGGTATTCAGGAAATGCTTTCTACCTGCATGCGCTGCTACAACTGTATGATTAATTGCCCAATCTGTTATTGTCGGGAATGTGTTTTTCGCTCACCGACTTTTGAGCATACTCCTGATCAATATCTTAGCTGGGCGGCGGATAAAGGGGCCATTCGCATGCCGGCCAATACGGTGATGTTTCATCTTACCCGGTTGAATCACATGGTCATGTCCTGTGTCGGTTGCGGTCTGTGCGATACTGCCTGTCCCAATGATATT
This sequence is a window from Pseudomonadota bacterium. Protein-coding genes within it:
- a CDS encoding Coenzyme F420 hydrogenase/dehydrogenase, beta subunit C-terminal domain, whose protein sequence is MKSTVIDLGDKGFNRSVQDFMERLLQSDLVGSVMLPKKTTGGDNYVQALVKNPDLLADTDVSAPVIPVQAARLISNLTFSDPGEKIAVVVKPCEARALVELTKFQQICRESLLIIAVDCLGTYEPKDFSSLVKAGKDPAADLRKQAAAGRCEADGEAPFRSACTICEYPSMPLELVDLVIGLWGVDCEKNIYIEAGDELAAELAEKNILEFNDTEQPKRAECISSLKDERVKTRDQVLDEFGQRVNSIKGIQEMLSTCMRCYNCMINCPICYCRECVFRSPTFEHTPDQYLSWAADKGAIRMPANTVMFHLTRLNHMVMSCVGCGLCDTACPNDIPVMSLFRTVGLQAQKMMEYEPGRSYDEPAPATTFQDSELLSESGTK